A genome region from Mesorhizobium sp. B2-1-8 includes the following:
- a CDS encoding FadR/GntR family transcriptional regulator, with protein sequence MPDEKAKRKAGRAKAQAGRDPAAVRRAEAAHFAGSSVHASLASEIGLRIVRGDYPPGSILPNEAKWAETFNVSRSAVREAIKMLMAKSLLASRPKIGSWVEPKERWNLLDRDVLAWYATAPDREAFLRTVQEFRHIIEPEASAFAAMRRSDEQMAEISLACREMGEAANLPERIRADTRFHLAILRASGNDLLVPLGVLIESALDHLFVFTTRQVGDQRRAQKLHEAIEKSIRLQRPAAARSAVHKLLADTDEGIGRGRR encoded by the coding sequence ATGCCGGACGAGAAGGCAAAAAGAAAAGCCGGCCGGGCCAAGGCGCAAGCCGGTCGCGACCCAGCAGCCGTGCGTAGGGCGGAAGCGGCGCACTTTGCCGGTTCCAGCGTCCATGCCTCGCTCGCCAGCGAGATTGGCCTCAGGATCGTGCGCGGCGACTATCCGCCTGGCAGCATCCTGCCCAACGAAGCCAAATGGGCCGAAACCTTCAATGTCAGCCGTTCGGCGGTGCGCGAGGCAATCAAGATGCTGATGGCCAAGAGCCTTTTGGCGTCGCGTCCCAAGATCGGCAGCTGGGTCGAGCCCAAGGAGCGCTGGAACCTGCTCGACCGCGACGTGCTGGCTTGGTACGCGACCGCTCCGGATCGCGAGGCGTTTCTGCGCACGGTTCAGGAGTTCCGCCACATCATCGAACCGGAGGCATCCGCCTTCGCCGCCATGCGGCGCAGCGACGAGCAGATGGCCGAGATCAGCCTGGCTTGCCGCGAGATGGGCGAGGCGGCCAACCTGCCCGAGCGCATCCGTGCCGACACGCGCTTTCACCTGGCCATCCTGCGGGCCTCGGGCAACGACCTTCTGGTGCCGCTCGGCGTGCTGATCGAATCGGCGCTCGACCATCTCTTCGTCTTCACCACGCGCCAGGTCGGCGATCAGCGGCGGGCACAGAAACTGCACGAGGCGATCGAAAAGAGCATCCGCCTGCAGCGGCCAGCCGCGGCGCGTAGCGCCGTGCACAAGCTGCTCGCCGACACCGATGAGGGGATCGGAAGGGGCCGGCGGTAA
- a CDS encoding NAD(P)-dependent oxidoreductase gives MNTTASSEKIGFVGLGLMGHGIAKNIVDKGYSLTFLGRKNRKPAEDLLGRGAHEASTSRDVAAASDIIFICVTGSREVEAIIRGTGGLKEGLKNGSVVVDCSTSDPVSTVSLAAELNALGIDYVDAPLSRTPKEAWEGTLDAMVGAPDAVFARVKPVIDTWAGRIVHIGDTGDGHRMKLLNNFISLGYAAIYSEALALAEKVGISPPRFDSVIRNGRMDCGFYQTFMRWTLEGDRDAHKFTIANAFKDLTYLESMAGAAGIANPLGNATKNSFAGAHATGPAEQFVPMLATHIAKVNGVDLMPMKDGKKQTI, from the coding sequence ATGAACACGACCGCCAGCAGCGAGAAGATCGGCTTTGTCGGCCTTGGCCTGATGGGTCACGGCATCGCCAAGAACATCGTCGACAAGGGGTATTCCCTGACATTTCTCGGCCGCAAGAACCGCAAACCGGCGGAGGATCTTCTCGGCCGGGGCGCTCATGAGGCGTCGACCTCCCGCGACGTGGCGGCGGCATCCGATATCATCTTCATTTGCGTCACCGGCTCGCGCGAGGTCGAGGCCATCATTCGCGGCACCGGCGGGCTCAAGGAGGGTTTGAAGAACGGTTCGGTCGTCGTCGACTGCTCGACCTCCGATCCGGTCTCGACGGTGTCGCTCGCGGCAGAACTCAACGCGCTTGGCATCGATTATGTCGACGCGCCGCTCAGCCGCACCCCGAAGGAAGCCTGGGAAGGCACGCTCGACGCCATGGTCGGCGCGCCCGACGCCGTCTTCGCCAGGGTCAAGCCGGTGATCGACACCTGGGCCGGCCGCATCGTCCATATCGGCGACACCGGCGATGGCCACCGCATGAAGCTGCTCAACAATTTCATCTCGCTGGGTTATGCCGCGATCTATTCCGAGGCATTGGCACTGGCGGAGAAGGTCGGCATCTCGCCGCCGCGCTTCGACAGCGTCATCCGCAATGGCCGCATGGATTGCGGCTTCTACCAGACCTTCATGCGCTGGACGCTGGAAGGTGATCGCGACGCCCACAAATTCACCATCGCCAACGCCTTCAAGGACCTGACCTATCTGGAATCGATGGCGGGTGCGGCCGGCATCGCCAACCCGCTCGGCAACGCCACCAAGAACTCCTTCGCCGGCGCCCACGCAACCGGTCCGGCCGAGCAGTTCGTGCCGATGCTGGCCACGCACATCGCCAAAGTGAATGGTGTCGATCTGATGCCGATGAAGGATGGCAAGAAGCAGACGATCTGA
- a CDS encoding NAD-dependent epimerase/dehydratase family protein, translating to MTKRIMFTGGSGKAGRHVVQYLVEQGCQVLNIDTRPLDNPKVRTLITDITDSGQVFNALSSYMGLHEFDPSLRPQQVDAVVHFAAIPRIMITPDNEVFRINAMGTYNVIEAAVKLGIRKVIIASSETTYGLVFANEPRDPTHFPLDEEYDVDPMDSYALSKIVNEKTARAFAQRNGTDIYALRIGNVIEPHEYSLFPKWFADPGFRKRIAWSYIDARDLGQITQRAIEKDGLGYQAFNAANDDTSSDLPTAELLKRFYPGVPVKGELGEYETLLSNRKARDMLGFRPEHSWRKYVKTA from the coding sequence ATGACGAAGCGGATCATGTTCACCGGCGGCAGCGGCAAGGCTGGGCGCCACGTCGTGCAATATCTGGTGGAGCAGGGTTGCCAGGTGCTCAACATCGACACCAGGCCGCTCGACAATCCTAAGGTGCGCACGCTGATCACCGACATCACCGACAGCGGCCAGGTGTTCAACGCGCTGTCGAGCTATATGGGGCTGCACGAATTCGATCCGTCGCTGCGGCCGCAGCAGGTCGACGCCGTGGTGCATTTCGCCGCCATTCCACGCATCATGATCACGCCCGACAACGAGGTGTTCCGCATCAATGCGATGGGCACCTACAATGTCATCGAGGCCGCGGTGAAGCTCGGCATCCGCAAGGTGATCATCGCTTCCAGCGAGACGACCTACGGCCTGGTGTTCGCCAACGAGCCGCGCGACCCCACGCATTTCCCGCTCGACGAGGAGTATGACGTCGATCCGATGGACAGCTATGCGCTGTCCAAGATCGTCAACGAGAAGACGGCGCGCGCTTTCGCGCAGCGTAATGGCACGGACATCTATGCCTTGCGCATCGGCAATGTCATCGAGCCGCACGAGTATTCGCTGTTTCCGAAATGGTTCGCCGATCCGGGCTTTCGCAAACGGATCGCCTGGAGCTACATCGACGCGCGCGACCTTGGCCAGATCACGCAGCGCGCCATTGAGAAAGATGGGCTGGGCTACCAGGCGTTCAACGCCGCCAATGACGACACCTCGTCCGATCTGCCGACGGCCGAACTCCTGAAGCGGTTTTATCCCGGCGTGCCGGTCAAGGGCGAACTCGGCGAATACGAGACGCTGCTGTCGAACCGCAAGGCGCGCGACATGCTCGGCTTCCGGCCCGAGCATAGCTGGCGCAAATACGTCAAGACCGCCTGA
- a CDS encoding FadR/GntR family transcriptional regulator → MRDARPNKEKSPKKAVAVERPVGVRRPDAARIPGSSVHTSLASEIGLRIVRGDYPPGTILPNEAKWSETFSVSRSAVREAIKMLMAKSLLASRPKIGSWVEPKERWNLLDRDVLAWYATSPDREVFLRTVQEFRHIIEPEATAFAAMRRTDEQMAEISQACREMGEAKSLQERTRADTRFHLAILRASGNDLLVPLGVLIESAFDHLFTYTTRELDDLQLAQKMHEAIEKNIRLQRPDAARNAVRKLLANTDNVIRSR, encoded by the coding sequence ATGCGGGACGCGAGACCGAACAAGGAAAAATCGCCCAAAAAGGCTGTAGCTGTCGAGCGCCCGGTCGGTGTTCGCCGGCCCGACGCGGCGCGCATTCCCGGCTCCAGCGTGCATACGTCGCTGGCGAGCGAGATTGGTCTGCGGATCGTGCGCGGCGACTATCCGCCCGGCACCATCCTGCCCAATGAAGCCAAATGGTCGGAGACCTTCAGCGTCAGCCGGTCGGCGGTGCGCGAGGCGATCAAGATGCTGATGGCCAAGAGCCTGTTGGCATCGCGCCCCAAGATCGGCAGCTGGGTCGAACCGAAGGAACGTTGGAACCTGCTCGACCGCGATGTGCTTGCCTGGTACGCGACGTCGCCCGACCGCGAGGTGTTCCTGAGGACGGTGCAGGAATTTCGCCACATCATCGAGCCGGAAGCGACGGCCTTCGCCGCCATGCGCCGGACCGACGAGCAGATGGCCGAGATCAGCCAAGCCTGCCGCGAGATGGGCGAGGCGAAAAGTCTGCAGGAACGGACCCGCGCCGACACCCGCTTCCACCTCGCCATCCTGCGTGCCTCCGGCAACGACCTACTGGTCCCGCTCGGCGTGCTGATCGAATCCGCCTTCGATCATTTGTTCACCTACACGACCCGGGAACTCGACGATTTGCAGCTCGCCCAGAAGATGCATGAGGCAATCGAAAAGAATATCCGCCTGCAACGGCCCGATGCGGCGCGCAATGCCGTGCGCAAGCTGCTGGCCAATACCGACAACGTCATCCGTTCGCGGTAG
- a CDS encoding SRPBCC family protein, translating to MPSTVRLHRVLTTSPEKVYRAFLEADALAKWLPPNGFTCTVHHFEGKVGGTFKMSFRNFTTGDSHSFGGEYVELVAGELLRYTDRFDDPNLPGEIKVTVTLKKVSVGTEVNITQAGIPDVIPAEACYLGWQESLRNLAKLVEPEINQ from the coding sequence ATGCCCAGCACCGTACGTCTGCACCGCGTTCTGACCACCAGCCCGGAGAAGGTCTACCGCGCGTTCCTCGAGGCCGATGCGCTTGCCAAATGGCTTCCGCCGAACGGCTTCACCTGCACGGTTCATCACTTCGAGGGCAAGGTCGGCGGCACGTTCAAAATGTCGTTCCGCAATTTTACCACCGGCGACAGCCACTCGTTCGGCGGTGAGTATGTCGAGCTCGTTGCGGGCGAACTCCTGCGCTACACCGACAGGTTCGACGATCCCAACCTGCCCGGCGAGATCAAGGTGACGGTGACGTTGAAGAAAGTGTCCGTGGGCACCGAAGTGAACATCACCCAGGCCGGCATCCCGGACGTCATTCCCGCGGAAGCCTGCTATCTCGGCTGGCAGGAATCGCTACGGAACCTGGCCAAGCTCGTCGAACCCGAGATCAACCAATAG
- a CDS encoding DUF3175 domain-containing protein produces MTATKQKWSAEVTEHSDAMDLEEHVFESDDAKKIAASLKRSAEHSHRRKAEPFQSAMSMLNFYINRAGKNLPAARKKILEDAKDELRAAFGRPKED; encoded by the coding sequence ATGACCGCCACCAAGCAGAAATGGTCGGCCGAGGTGACCGAGCACAGCGATGCGATGGATCTCGAGGAGCACGTCTTCGAATCCGACGACGCCAAGAAGATCGCCGCCTCGCTCAAGCGTTCGGCCGAACACAGCCACCGCCGCAAGGCCGAGCCCTTCCAGTCCGCCATGTCGATGCTGAATTTCTACATCAACAGGGCCGGAAAAAACCTGCCCGCGGCGCGCAAGAAGATCCTCGAGGACGCCAAGGACGAACTGCGCGCCGCATTCGGGCGTCCAAAGGAGGATTAG
- a CDS encoding MFS transporter has product MTRTDLSRPGPGIDSSYAWMRLAISMLLATIGAVGMWAVVVVLPAVQAEFGVDRAAASMPYTATMVGFAAGNVLVGRAIDRMGYWIPALFSSIALSAGLVLAALSTSILQFTLAQGVLIGVGTSVIFGPLIADISHWFNRRRGVAVTAAAAGNYLAGAIWPTIMPTLIKAEGWRFTYAGIGVFCLVTMVPLVLLLRRGAPEAAVAGSPGSRTVQPIPMSPAAMQVLLVVAGLGCCVAMSMPQVHIVAYCMDLGYGIAHGADMLSIMMAAGVVSRLASGFVADRIGGVKTLLIGSVLQCLSLLFYIPFDGLASLYVVSLVFGLSQGGIVPCYAIIVREYLPAKEAGQRIGIVMMATIFGMAIGGWMSGWIYDLTGSYAAAFLNGIAWNLLNILAIGLFMWKARHRAVAAA; this is encoded by the coding sequence TTGACGCGAACCGACTTGAGCCGGCCCGGTCCCGGTATCGACAGTTCCTACGCCTGGATGCGCCTTGCAATCTCGATGCTGCTGGCGACGATCGGCGCGGTCGGCATGTGGGCCGTCGTCGTGGTGCTGCCGGCGGTGCAGGCCGAGTTCGGCGTCGACCGCGCCGCGGCATCCATGCCCTACACTGCGACCATGGTGGGCTTCGCCGCCGGCAATGTGCTGGTCGGCCGCGCCATCGACCGCATGGGCTATTGGATCCCGGCGCTGTTCTCCTCGATCGCGCTCTCCGCCGGTCTCGTGCTCGCCGCGCTGTCGACATCGATCCTGCAATTCACCCTTGCCCAGGGGGTGCTGATCGGTGTCGGCACATCGGTGATCTTCGGGCCGCTGATCGCCGATATCTCGCACTGGTTCAATCGCCGCCGCGGCGTCGCCGTCACGGCGGCGGCGGCCGGCAACTACCTTGCCGGAGCGATCTGGCCCACGATCATGCCGACGCTGATCAAGGCGGAAGGCTGGCGCTTCACCTATGCGGGCATCGGCGTCTTCTGCCTCGTCACCATGGTGCCGCTTGTGCTGTTGCTGCGTCGCGGCGCTCCGGAGGCAGCGGTGGCCGGCTCGCCCGGAAGCCGGACTGTGCAGCCGATTCCAATGTCGCCGGCGGCTATGCAGGTCCTACTGGTCGTCGCGGGACTGGGCTGCTGCGTGGCGATGTCGATGCCGCAAGTGCACATCGTCGCCTACTGCATGGATCTTGGCTACGGCATCGCGCATGGCGCCGACATGCTGTCCATCATGATGGCGGCAGGAGTCGTCAGCCGGCTTGCGTCCGGCTTTGTCGCCGACCGCATCGGCGGCGTCAAAACCTTGCTTATCGGCTCCGTGCTGCAATGCCTGTCGTTGCTGTTCTATATCCCGTTCGACGGGCTCGCCTCGCTCTATGTCGTGTCGCTGGTCTTCGGTCTGTCGCAGGGCGGTATCGTGCCTTGCTATGCGATCATCGTGCGCGAATATCTGCCCGCAAAGGAGGCCGGCCAGCGCATCGGCATCGTGATGATGGCGACGATTTTCGGCATGGCGATCGGCGGCTGGATGTCGGGCTGGATCTACGACCTGACCGGCTCCTACGCCGCCGCGTTCCTGAACGGCATCGCCTGGAATCTGTTGAACATACTGGCGATCGGGTTGTTCATGTGGAAGGCGAGGCACAGAGCTGTCGCGGCCGCCTAA
- a CDS encoding LacI family DNA-binding transcriptional regulator, protein MIKPRSRRGGGRPTLSDVAHKAGVGAITVSRALREPERVSKELRRQIMAAVEELGYVPDPNARALASARAEVFGVLVPSLTNNVFAEVVRGIYDSLSDSPFRIQLGNTHYSGLEEERLLQLFGSQRPAALIVAGIDQTPTSRKLLENAGCPVVQVMETGPDPVDMMVGFSHLDGGRTATEHLIEAGYRRIGFIGARMDPRSQRRLAGYRVAMEKAGLLDPRLITTTPVLSSVSLGRELFRDALAKMPTLDGVFCNNDDIALGVLFECHRASIDVPKTIGIVGFNDLDMMQVAFPSITSVRTHRYEIGRRAVAMALAAIGGNRPEQRVVDLGFELKQRESTAR, encoded by the coding sequence TTGATCAAGCCGCGCTCGCGCCGGGGCGGTGGCCGCCCAACCCTATCGGATGTGGCACACAAGGCCGGCGTCGGCGCCATCACCGTTTCCCGCGCGCTGCGCGAGCCGGAACGCGTTTCCAAGGAGTTGCGCCGCCAGATCATGGCCGCCGTCGAAGAGCTTGGCTATGTGCCGGATCCCAACGCACGCGCATTGGCCTCGGCGCGCGCCGAGGTGTTCGGTGTGCTGGTGCCCTCGCTGACCAACAATGTCTTCGCGGAGGTGGTGCGCGGCATTTATGACAGCCTGTCGGACAGCCCGTTCCGCATCCAGCTCGGCAACACGCATTATTCCGGGCTGGAGGAGGAGCGTCTGCTGCAGCTGTTTGGCTCCCAGCGGCCGGCAGCGCTGATCGTCGCCGGCATCGACCAGACGCCCACCTCGCGAAAACTGTTGGAGAATGCCGGTTGCCCGGTGGTCCAGGTGATGGAGACCGGGCCCGATCCCGTGGACATGATGGTCGGCTTTTCGCATCTCGACGGCGGCAGGACGGCGACCGAGCACCTGATCGAGGCGGGGTATCGCCGGATCGGTTTCATCGGTGCGCGCATGGACCCGCGCTCGCAGCGGCGCCTTGCTGGTTACCGGGTGGCGATGGAGAAGGCCGGGCTGCTGGACCCGCGCCTGATTACCACCACGCCGGTGCTTTCCAGCGTGTCGCTTGGCCGCGAACTGTTCCGCGATGCCCTTGCCAAGATGCCGACGCTCGACGGCGTGTTCTGCAACAACGACGACATCGCGCTCGGTGTGCTGTTCGAATGCCATCGCGCTTCGATCGACGTGCCGAAGACCATCGGCATTGTCGGCTTCAACGATCTCGACATGATGCAGGTGGCTTTTCCCTCGATCACCAGTGTCCGCACCCATCGCTACGAAATCGGCAGGCGCGCGGTGGCCATGGCGCTGGCGGCAATTGGCGGCAACAGGCCAGAGCAGCGGGTCGTAGACCTCGGTTTCGAGCTGAAGCAGCGCGAGAGCACGGCACGTTGA
- a CDS encoding sugar ABC transporter substrate-binding protein has translation MIKSLVGGIVAATAFVMLSSAAMAAGPEIVKGPAAEPGCFAPWAADTQFFKFPKKAGPYRIALANGYIANTWRIQMVQTAKAYAAQPDVAKKLKEFKVVSTGEDVPAQISAINNFIDSGFDAIVVNAQNPTAFGPVIKRAREAGVVLVAFDNILDTKDAINVNVDQKGLGALWGKWLVSHVPNGGKVLEVRGVAGTSVDTDRHAGIHEVLDGSGKKWEVTEVVGKWDDGVAQKATADAIATNGPFDGITGQGGDTGIVQAMMDAKHPFVPFGGETENGFRKFCAAHAGDGLKCSSAGTGPAQVAVAIKTAIAALEGNVVPQSVKLPLAIVEDPNFKAGQDFFPDQSDNFFVGNSFPTCGINFSAQEIMGQTKENQ, from the coding sequence ATGATCAAGTCACTCGTTGGTGGCATCGTTGCCGCCACTGCATTCGTCATGTTGAGCTCAGCGGCGATGGCCGCAGGCCCAGAAATCGTCAAGGGGCCGGCAGCCGAGCCGGGCTGCTTCGCCCCATGGGCAGCCGATACGCAATTCTTCAAGTTCCCCAAGAAGGCCGGCCCATATCGCATTGCGCTCGCCAACGGCTATATCGCCAACACCTGGCGTATCCAGATGGTGCAGACCGCCAAGGCCTATGCCGCACAGCCGGATGTCGCCAAGAAGTTGAAGGAATTCAAGGTTGTCTCGACCGGTGAGGACGTTCCGGCGCAGATCTCCGCGATCAACAATTTCATCGACTCCGGCTTCGACGCGATCGTCGTCAATGCGCAGAATCCGACCGCCTTCGGGCCAGTCATCAAGCGCGCCAGGGAGGCCGGGGTCGTGCTGGTCGCGTTCGACAACATTCTCGACACCAAGGATGCCATCAACGTCAATGTCGACCAGAAGGGCCTTGGCGCATTGTGGGGCAAGTGGTTGGTCTCACATGTTCCGAACGGCGGAAAGGTGCTCGAAGTGCGCGGCGTCGCCGGCACTTCCGTCGACACGGACCGTCATGCCGGCATCCACGAGGTGCTCGACGGCTCGGGCAAGAAATGGGAAGTCACCGAGGTGGTCGGCAAATGGGACGACGGCGTTGCCCAGAAAGCTACGGCGGACGCGATTGCCACCAACGGACCCTTCGACGGCATCACCGGGCAGGGCGGCGACACCGGCATCGTGCAGGCGATGATGGATGCCAAGCATCCATTCGTTCCGTTCGGCGGCGAGACGGAGAACGGTTTTCGCAAGTTCTGCGCCGCACATGCCGGCGACGGCTTGAAGTGCTCTTCCGCCGGCACCGGCCCCGCCCAGGTGGCCGTGGCAATCAAGACGGCAATCGCGGCCCTCGAAGGCAATGTCGTGCCGCAATCGGTGAAGCTGCCGCTGGCCATCGTGGAGGATCCGAACTTCAAGGCAGGCCAGGATTTCTTCCCCGACCAGTCCGACAATTTCTTCGTCGGCAACTCCTTCCCGACCTGCGGCATCAATTTCAGTGCCCAGGAAATCATGGGCCAGACCAAGGAAAACCAGTAG